The nucleotide window AACGAAATACGTCAATCTGTAAAGGAAACCCGTAGTGTTTTAGGAAAAGGTGGTGGGTATCTTTTTGCACCTGCCCACAACATACAGGCAAAAACACCGCCAGAAAATATTTTGCCTCTTTTTGAAAGATAGTAATAGATGGAAAATATTCTCAGCATATTATTAGTTACATGTAGAAAATATCATTGGAGGATTGAGGAATGCAACAGCTAATTATGATTAATCCAAAAGACAATGTAGCTACTGCTACAACAGATTTACAAAAAGGTCAAGAAATTAAAGTTGAAACTGGTAATGCTTCTGTACTTATTAGATTAAAATGCGACATTGGTTTCGGTCATAAGGTTGCAATAAGGGATATTCAAAGTGGTAGTGCAGTATATAAGTATGGAGAGGAAATAGGACTAACCACAAATAACATTTCCTTAGGAGAGCATGTACATGTTCATAATGTTTTAAGCCAAAGAGGCAGAGGGGATCTGAGTAATTAAGGGGGGATAAGATATGCAATTAACTGGTTTTCGTAGAGAAAATGGACAGGTCGGCATAAGAAATCATGTTGTAGTTATTTCATCTGTTGTTTGTGCTAATAGGACAGTAGAAATGATAGCAGCTCAAGTTCCTGGAGTGATACCCATAGTGCACCAACATGGCTGTTCACAAATTGGGTGTGATAAAGAACAGACTGCTCGTACCTTAATTGGCTTTGGTAAAAACCCTAATGTTGCAGCAGTTCTGGTAGTTGGTTTAGGCTGCGAGACACTCCAACCAAAGGATCTAGCGCGCGAGATGGAGGTTACAGGAAAACCCGTGGCCCATATGAATATTCAGGAAGAAGGGGGCACCTTAAAAACTGTGGCTAAGGGTTCACAAATAGTCAGGGATATGGTTATGGCTGCTTCACAAATTCAGAAGGAGTCCATAGATATAAAGGATATCATCTTGGGAACAGAATGTGGAGGTTCTGATACAACCTCTGGGTTGGCTGCCAATCCAGCAACAGGAGTTGCATCTGATCTTTTGGTTGAAGCTGGTGGGACTGTGATACTTTCTGAAACAACTGAATTAACTGGAACAGAACACGTTCTGGCAAAAAGAGCTAAAAATAAAGAAATAGGAAACCAAATATATGAAATAGTTGCAAATATCGAACAAGAATCCAAGAGACTTGGAGTTGATATTAGAGGGGGTAACCCCACTCCTGGAAACATTGAAGGTGGATTAACAACTATAGAAGAAAAGTCCCTTGGTTGTATATATAAAGCAGGAACATCAATAATAAATGAGGTTATTGAATTTGCCGAGGAACCAAAGGAAAAGGGTTTGGTAGTAATGGATACTCCAGGTCATGATATAGAGTCTATTACTGGCATGATTGCTGGTGGTGCCCAATTAATAGTGTTTACTACTGGTAGAGGTACACCTACAGGGGCCCCTATTACTCCTGTGGTTAAGGTATGTGGAAATCCCAAAACAGTTAAAACGATGATGGATAATATTGATATTGACGCAAGTGGTATAATGACCGATGGTAAGAGTGTTGATGAGATAGGTAGAGAAATATATCAAGAATATTTAGAAGTGATAAATGGTAAACAGACGAAGTCTGAAATACTAGGACAAAGAGACTTTGCTATTTGTCGTATAGCAAGAACTATGTAGATATTGTTTAGTAAGTGAGCAATTAAGGGGGTGATAGTAAGCAAAAGTAGGGTAAGCTAATGTATTTGAAAGTTTGCTCAAAACTACAGATTATAAAAACAAGGAGGAGTATTTGTGAAGAAGAGAAATTCAAAGGTTTTAATACTAATAATTGTAGCTTTATTTGCAATGGCACTAGTAGCTGGTTGTGGAGGTACTGATGGTAACAATGAAAATGGTAACAATGAAAATGGTACTAATAATGAGGAAGTTGAAACTATAGTATTAAAAGCAGCAAATAGTGTTGATATGACACACCCATATCATCTAGGTCTTGTTGAATATGGCAAGATGATTGAAGAAAGAACTGATGGCAAATATAGTTTAGAAATATTTCCTAGTGCACAATTAGGTTCTGAAAGAGAAATCATTGAAGGCGTTCAGATGGGAACAATTGATATGGCTGTAGTTTCAACAGCACCACTAGCTGGTTTCTCAGATGCATTCCTAGTAACAGACCTACCATTTATGTTTAATGATAAGGCACACGCATATAAAGTACTTGATGGAGAAATTGGTCAGGATATTTTCGCACAAATAGAAGGAACTGGGATTAAAGGTTTAGCGTTTTGGGAGAATGGATTTAGAAACATCACTAACTCAAAAGGACCAATTAATGTACCAGCTGACATGGAAGGAATTAAGATAAGAACTATGGAAAACCAAATTCACATGGATTCCTTTAGAGAAATTGGTGCTGATCCAACTCCAATGGCATTTGGTGAATTATTTACAGCCTTACAGCAAAAAACTGTTGATGGGCAAGAAAACCCACTACCAATTATTGCAACATCTAAGTTTTATGAAGTACAGGAGCACCTTGCGTTAACAGGGCATTTCTATGCACCAGCTCCACTATTAATTAGCCAGGCAACATGGGATAAATTAAG belongs to Desulfitibacter sp. BRH_c19 and includes:
- a CDS encoding carbohydrate hydrolase — its product is MQLTGFRRENGQVGIRNHVVVISSVVCANRTVEMIAAQVPGVIPIVHQHGCSQIGCDKEQTARTLIGFGKNPNVAAVLVVGLGCETLQPKDLAREMEVTGKPVAHMNIQEEGGTLKTVAKGSQIVRDMVMAASQIQKESIDIKDIILGTECGGSDTTSGLAANPATGVASDLLVEAGGTVILSETTELTGTEHVLAKRAKNKEIGNQIYEIVANIEQESKRLGVDIRGGNPTPGNIEGGLTTIEEKSLGCIYKAGTSIINEVIEFAEEPKEKGLVVMDTPGHDIESITGMIAGGAQLIVFTTGRGTPTGAPITPVVKVCGNPKTVKTMMDNIDIDASGIMTDGKSVDEIGREIYQEYLEVINGKQTKSEILGQRDFAICRIARTM
- a CDS encoding C4-dicarboxylate ABC transporter substrate-binding protein, which produces MALVAGCGGTDGNNENGNNENGTNNEEVETIVLKAANSVDMTHPYHLGLVEYGKMIEERTDGKYSLEIFPSAQLGSEREIIEGVQMGTIDMAVVSTAPLAGFSDAFLVTDLPFMFNDKAHAYKVLDGEIGQDIFAQIEGTGIKGLAFWENGFRNITNSKGPINVPADMEGIKIRTMENQIHMDSFREIGADPTPMAFGELFTALQQKTVDGQENPLPIIATSKFYEVQEHLALTGHFYAPAPLLISQATWDKLSDEEKDIFQQAANEARDIERQMIQEMDDSLVAELEAEGMQVTTPDKGPWQEAMAPVYGKYEDRIGKDLIEKIKALGNN